A genomic segment from Paraburkholderia hayleyella encodes:
- the secD gene encoding protein translocase subunit SecD → MNRYPLWKYAVMLMALVIGLVFTLPNFFGEAPAVQVSSGKATIKLDAATLTQVETALAASQIKPDAIALDNASGNATIRVRLADPDTQLHAKDVLQKALNTDPADPQYIVALNLQSASPAWLSALHALPMYLGLDLRGGVHFLLQVDMAGALNKKLDSDASDARTLLRDKNIRDGGVNRVGQTVVVNFSDADAAEAARKALASGINELTWETQPAASGGFQIIGKFTPTVQKAVQDAALKQNITTLHNRVNELGVAEPVIQQQGADRIVVELPGVQDTAKAKDIIGRTATLEARLADPLNTHPNPNDPVPPGDELFTQGNQTPVLLRKQIIFTGDRIIDASAGFDEHQRPSVNIRLDSAGGRAIRSVSRDNIGKPMAMVLFEKGKGEVLTVATIQSELGDRFQITGQPSPQAAADLALLLRAGSLAAPMDIIEERTIGPSLGADNIRKGFDSVVYGFVAIAVFMIAYYMLFGLISMIGLSVNLLLLVAVLSMLQATLTLPGIAAIALALGMAIDANVLINERVREELRAGAPPQLAIQNGYAHAWATILDSNVTTLIAGLALLAFGSGPVRGFAVVHCIGILTSMFSAVFFSRGLVNLWYGGKKKLKTLAIGQVWKATETPGSASALLEREASPSATPARANTQAGTRSGKPVVRRRDPGSTPGKPGSPR, encoded by the coding sequence ATGAATCGTTACCCCCTCTGGAAATATGCCGTGATGCTGATGGCGTTAGTCATCGGCCTCGTGTTCACGCTGCCTAATTTCTTCGGCGAAGCACCGGCTGTGCAGGTGTCGAGCGGCAAAGCCACGATCAAACTCGATGCGGCCACGCTCACGCAGGTCGAAACCGCGCTCGCGGCAAGCCAGATCAAGCCGGATGCCATCGCTCTCGACAATGCGTCGGGCAACGCCACCATCCGCGTGCGCCTGGCTGATCCCGACACGCAACTGCATGCCAAAGACGTGCTGCAAAAAGCACTAAACACCGATCCGGCTGATCCCCAGTACATCGTTGCCCTGAACCTGCAAAGCGCCTCACCCGCCTGGCTAAGCGCGCTGCATGCATTACCGATGTATCTCGGGCTCGACTTGCGTGGCGGCGTGCACTTCCTGCTGCAAGTCGACATGGCAGGCGCGCTCAACAAGAAACTCGATTCCGACGCCTCTGACGCCCGCACCCTGCTGCGCGACAAAAATATCCGCGACGGCGGCGTCAACCGTGTGGGTCAAACCGTCGTCGTCAATTTCAGCGATGCCGATGCAGCCGAAGCCGCTCGCAAAGCGCTCGCCAGCGGCATCAACGAACTCACGTGGGAGACGCAGCCTGCTGCCAGCGGCGGCTTCCAGATCATCGGCAAGTTCACCCCCACCGTGCAAAAAGCGGTGCAGGACGCCGCGCTCAAGCAAAACATCACCACCTTGCATAACCGCGTAAACGAGCTCGGCGTGGCCGAACCCGTGATCCAGCAGCAAGGCGCAGACCGCATCGTGGTGGAGCTGCCCGGCGTGCAGGACACGGCCAAGGCCAAAGACATCATCGGCCGCACGGCCACGCTCGAAGCGCGCCTGGCGGACCCGCTCAACACCCATCCGAACCCGAACGACCCGGTGCCGCCGGGCGACGAGCTCTTCACCCAGGGCAACCAGACGCCCGTGCTGTTGCGCAAGCAGATCATCTTTACGGGCGACCGCATCATCGACGCCTCGGCGGGCTTTGACGAGCATCAACGGCCATCGGTCAACATCCGGCTCGATTCAGCGGGCGGCCGCGCCATCCGCAGCGTCTCGCGCGACAACATCGGCAAGCCGATGGCGATGGTGCTGTTCGAAAAAGGCAAGGGCGAAGTGCTGACCGTGGCCACGATCCAGTCCGAGCTTGGCGACCGCTTCCAGATCACCGGACAGCCCTCGCCACAGGCCGCCGCCGATCTCGCGCTGCTGCTACGCGCCGGTTCGCTCGCCGCACCGATGGACATCATCGAAGAGCGCACCATCGGCCCGAGCCTCGGCGCGGACAACATTCGCAAGGGCTTCGATTCCGTGGTGTACGGTTTCGTGGCCATCGCCGTGTTCATGATCGCGTACTACATGCTGTTTGGCCTGATCTCGATGATCGGGCTGTCGGTGAACCTGTTGCTGCTGGTCGCGGTGCTGTCGATGTTGCAGGCCACGCTGACGCTGCCCGGTATCGCCGCTATCGCGCTCGCGCTCGGCATGGCGATCGATGCCAACGTGCTGATCAATGAGCGCGTGCGCGAAGAACTGCGCGCCGGTGCGCCACCGCAACTGGCCATCCAGAACGGCTATGCCCATGCCTGGGCGACCATTCTCGATTCGAACGTGACCACGCTGATCGCTGGCCTCGCCCTGCTCGCATTCGGCTCCGGCCCCGTGCGCGGCTTCGCGGTGGTGCATTGCATCGGCATTCTGACGTCGATGTTTTCCGCCGTGTTTTTCTCGCGCGGGCTCGTGAACCTCTGGTACGGCGGCAAGAAAAAGCTCAAAACACTGGCGATTGGTCAAGTCTGGAAAGCCACTGAGACACCGGGCAGCGCCTCCGCGCTGCTGGAGCGCGAAGCAAGCCCCAGCGCCACGCCCGCCCGGGCAAACACTCAAGCAGGCACGCGCAGCGGCAAGCCCGTGGTGCGCCGCCGCGATCCGGGCAGCACGCCCGGCAAACCGGGTTCGCCCCGCTGA
- a CDS encoding MFS transporter, translating into MNVNVPPAAPASPVIPSAPPLDPLIPPRASSWRVVTAASIGNALEWFDLVIYGFFALIISKLFFPAGNETVSLLLTLGTFGVSFFMRPLGAIVLGAYADRAGRRAALTLSILLMMVGTLIIAVLPTYQTIGLAAPVILVLARLMQGFSAGGEFGSATAFLAEHVPGRRGFFASWQVASQGLTTLLAAGFGAVLSSQLTPEQMASWGWRVPFFFGLLIGPVAWYIRTQLDETPEFLAAETTTTPLRDTFTSQKLRLLIGIGVVVLGTVSTYLVLFMPTYGVKQLGLSPSVSFAAIALTGVIQMLFSPLVGYGSDRYGPTRIMLVPALLLLVLVYPVFVYLVAHPTVGTLIVVQIVFGFLMTGYFAALPGLLSQIFPVQIRTTGMSLAYNIAVTIFGGFGPFIIAWLIRVTEMRVAPSFYLMFAAVISLIALVAARRKLGFR; encoded by the coding sequence ATGAATGTGAATGTCCCGCCAGCCGCACCCGCTTCGCCAGTAATACCGTCAGCCCCTCCTCTCGACCCTCTGATCCCGCCACGCGCCAGTTCCTGGCGCGTGGTGACAGCGGCATCGATTGGCAATGCGCTCGAATGGTTCGATCTGGTTATCTATGGTTTTTTCGCGCTGATCATTTCGAAGCTGTTTTTCCCGGCAGGCAACGAAACCGTTTCCTTGTTACTGACGCTGGGTACGTTCGGCGTTTCGTTTTTCATGCGTCCCTTGGGGGCCATCGTGCTGGGTGCCTATGCCGATCGTGCCGGACGGCGCGCGGCGCTGACGCTGTCGATCCTGTTGATGATGGTCGGCACGCTGATTATCGCGGTGCTGCCGACCTATCAAACAATCGGTCTCGCCGCGCCGGTGATTCTCGTGCTGGCGCGGCTGATGCAGGGTTTTTCGGCAGGCGGCGAATTTGGCAGCGCGACGGCTTTTCTGGCGGAGCATGTGCCGGGGCGACGGGGATTTTTTGCCAGTTGGCAGGTGGCAAGCCAGGGTTTGACCACGCTGCTGGCCGCAGGTTTTGGCGCGGTGCTGAGCAGCCAGCTCACACCTGAGCAGATGGCCTCGTGGGGCTGGCGTGTGCCCTTTTTCTTCGGCTTGCTGATCGGCCCCGTAGCCTGGTATATCCGCACTCAACTTGATGAGACGCCCGAGTTTCTCGCCGCTGAAACGACAACGACGCCTTTGCGCGATACCTTCACCAGCCAGAAGCTGCGGTTGCTGATTGGGATTGGCGTGGTGGTGCTGGGGACGGTGTCGACCTACCTCGTGCTCTTCATGCCGACCTACGGTGTGAAGCAACTTGGGCTCTCGCCTTCGGTGTCGTTTGCCGCGATTGCGCTGACCGGGGTGATCCAGATGCTGTTCTCACCGCTAGTGGGGTACGGCTCGGATCGTTATGGCCCGACGCGCATCATGCTGGTGCCTGCGCTGTTGTTGCTGGTGCTGGTCTATCCGGTGTTCGTGTATCTGGTCGCGCATCCCACGGTGGGCACGCTGATCGTCGTGCAGATTGTTTTTGGCTTTCTGATGACCGGTTATTTTGCGGCGCTGCCAGGCTTGCTGTCGCAGATCTTCCCGGTGCAGATTCGCACGACGGGGATGTCGCTGGCCTATAACATCGCCGTGACGATTTTTGGCGGATTCGGGCCGTTCATCATCGCGTGGCTGATCCGCGTAACCGAGATGCGCGTCGCGCCGAGCTTTTATCTGATGTTCGCTGCTGTCATTAGCCTGATCGCGCTGGTTGCTGCGCGGCGCAAGCTGGGCTTTCGTTAG
- the recG gene encoding ATP-dependent DNA helicase RecG, whose translation MPLPDSPHLPTDAPTDAPTDAPTDAPTDAPTDAPTENSGQPGAGATIKKAKAVKEAKAAKKPPSAPLKTADKLARLGLTRDIDLVLHLPMRYEDETTLIPLAELLPGELAQTEGVVFDNEITYRPRRQLLVKLRDARSGEGKDGIGGELILRFLNFYGSQVTQMAPGTRLRVRGDVRGGFFGIEMVHPAVRVIDEDTPLPQALTPVYPATAGVSQAYLRRAIDNALARTALPELLPPAVTQTYLAPLGLPPLLEAVHTLHHPSADQDDTALIDGTHPAWSRIKFEELLAQQMSLKRAHDARRLRAAPAMPRCAADDAASLVGRLARALPFALTAAQARVRDEIAYDLTLAHPMQRLLQGDVGSGKTVVAALAAAQAIDAGYQAALMAPTEILAEQHARKLRGWLEPLGIGVAWLAGSLKARDKRAALEAAALGTAQLVIGTHAMIQESVEFARLGLVIVDEQHRFGVEQRLALRAKAHHAAAGAQDFQPHQLMMSATPIPRTLAMTYYADLDISTIDELPPGRTPVVTKLIADARRDEVIGRVREAALTGRQVYWVCPLIEESETLQLQTAVETCETLRAALPELNVGLVHGRLANAEKAAVMDAFTRNEVQLLVATTVIEVGVDVPNASLMVIEHAERFGLAQLHQLRGRVGRGSAASACVLLYSGPLSQAARARLKTMRETTDGFEIARRDLEIRGPGEFLGARQSGEAMLRFASLEQDGWLIEPAREAAAHLLEAWPEVAAQHLARWLGVREQYLKA comes from the coding sequence ATGCCTTTGCCTGATTCCCCTCATTTGCCAACCGATGCGCCAACCGATGCGCCAACCGATGCGCCAACCGATGCGCCAACCGATGCGCCAACCGATGCGCCAACCGAAAACTCCGGTCAGCCTGGCGCGGGCGCAACAATAAAAAAGGCGAAAGCCGTCAAAGAAGCGAAGGCGGCAAAAAAGCCCCCATCAGCCCCGCTCAAAACCGCGGACAAACTCGCGCGGCTAGGCCTCACGCGCGATATCGACCTCGTGCTGCACCTGCCCATGCGTTACGAGGACGAAACGACACTCATCCCGCTCGCCGAGCTGCTTCCTGGTGAGCTCGCGCAAACCGAAGGCGTGGTTTTCGACAACGAAATCACGTATCGCCCTCGTCGCCAGTTGCTGGTGAAACTGCGTGATGCTCGCAGTGGCGAGGGCAAAGACGGCATCGGTGGCGAACTGATACTGCGCTTTCTTAATTTTTACGGCTCCCAGGTTACGCAGATGGCGCCGGGCACCCGCTTGCGCGTACGCGGCGACGTGCGTGGCGGCTTCTTTGGCATCGAGATGGTGCATCCGGCTGTGCGAGTCATCGATGAAGACACCCCCCTGCCACAAGCGTTGACGCCGGTGTACCCCGCCACGGCGGGCGTGTCCCAGGCGTATTTGCGCCGTGCCATCGACAACGCGCTGGCGCGTACCGCGCTGCCTGAGCTGCTGCCGCCTGCGGTGACGCAGACGTATCTGGCGCCGCTCGGCTTGCCGCCGCTGCTCGAGGCGGTGCATACGTTGCATCACCCCAGCGCTGATCAGGACGATACGGCGCTGATCGACGGTACGCATCCGGCGTGGTCGCGGATCAAGTTCGAAGAGTTGCTGGCGCAGCAGATGTCGCTCAAGCGCGCCCACGATGCGCGCCGCCTGCGCGCGGCGCCCGCGATGCCACGCTGTGCGGCGGATGATGCGGCGTCGCTGGTGGGGCGTCTGGCGCGGGCGTTGCCGTTTGCGTTGACCGCCGCGCAAGCGCGGGTGCGCGATGAGATCGCCTATGACCTGACGTTGGCGCATCCGATGCAGCGTCTGTTGCAAGGAGACGTGGGCAGTGGCAAAACCGTGGTGGCCGCGCTCGCCGCCGCGCAGGCGATCGACGCGGGGTATCAGGCGGCCTTGATGGCGCCGACCGAAATCCTGGCCGAGCAGCACGCGCGCAAGCTGCGCGGCTGGCTGGAGCCGCTGGGTATCGGAGTGGCCTGGCTGGCGGGCAGTCTGAAAGCGCGCGACAAGCGCGCCGCGCTGGAAGCCGCGGCCCTGGGCACGGCTCAACTGGTGATTGGCACGCACGCCATGATTCAGGAGAGCGTCGAATTCGCGCGTCTGGGGCTGGTGATTGTCGATGAGCAGCACCGCTTCGGCGTCGAACAGCGGCTGGCGTTGCGCGCCAAGGCGCACCATGCGGCGGCTGGCGCGCAGGATTTTCAGCCGCATCAACTGATGATGTCGGCCACGCCGATTCCGCGCACGTTGGCCATGACTTATTACGCCGATCTCGATATTTCGACGATTGACGAGTTGCCGCCGGGCCGCACGCCGGTCGTGACCAAGCTGATTGCCGACGCGCGCCGCGACGAGGTGATTGGCCGGGTGCGAGAGGCCGCGCTCACGGGCCGTCAGGTCTACTGGGTATGTCCGCTCATCGAGGAAAGCGAGACGCTGCAGTTGCAAACCGCCGTCGAAACCTGTGAAACACTGCGCGCGGCCTTGCCCGAACTGAACGTTGGTCTGGTGCATGGCCGCTTGGCAAACGCTGAAAAAGCCGCGGTGATGGACGCTTTCACGCGCAACGAAGTGCAGTTGCTGGTGGCGACGACGGTCATCGAAGTCGGGGTGGATGTGCCCAATGCCTCGCTGATGGTCATCGAGCATGCCGAGCGCTTTGGGCTGGCCCAGTTGCATCAGTTGCGTGGCCGCGTGGGGCGCGGCAGCGCGGCCTCGGCGTGTGTGCTGCTCTACAGCGGGCCGTTGTCGCAGGCTGCCCGGGCACGGCTGAAAACGATGCGTGAAACTACCGATGGTTTCGAGATCGCCCGCCGTGACCTTGAAATTCGTGGCCCCGGCGAGTTTCTCGGCGCGCGTCAGTCGGGCGAGGCGATGTTGCGCTTCGCCAGTCTTGAACAGGACGGCTGGCTGATCGAGCCTGCCCGCGAGGCCGCGGCCCATTTGCTCGAAGCGTGGCCCGAGGTGGCAGCACAGCATCTGGCGCGCTGGCTCGGCGTGCGCGAACAGTATCTGAAAGCCTAG
- the tgt gene encoding tRNA guanosine(34) transglycosylase Tgt — protein sequence MTDAFIPAPAPEHPPTPDGLHFQLLTTDGQARRGRLTLNHGVVETPIFMPVGTYGTVKAIQPRELEEIHAQIILGNTFHLWLRPGLDTIAAHGGLHGFMGWKRPILTDSGGFQVFSLGELRKITEEGVTFASPINGDKLFLSPEISMQIQKVLNSDIVMQFDECTPYATHNIPTSHDEAAASMRMSMRWAARSIDQFQQLGNPNALFGIVQGGMFEDLRDESLAGLAQMDFHGLAIGGLSVGEPKEDMMRVLNYIGPKLPAHKPHYLMGVGTPEDLVAGVAAGIDMFDCVMPTRNARNGWLFTRFGDIKIRNAAHKHSLRPLDEQCGCYTCRNFTRGYLHHLHRVGEILGAQLNTIHNLHYYLELMAQVREAIETHQFEAFRQRFHTDRSRGID from the coding sequence ATGACCGATGCTTTTATTCCCGCCCCAGCCCCTGAGCACCCGCCCACCCCGGATGGCCTGCATTTCCAGCTACTCACCACCGATGGCCAGGCCCGGCGCGGACGGCTGACGCTCAACCACGGCGTAGTCGAAACCCCCATCTTCATGCCCGTCGGCACCTACGGCACGGTCAAGGCGATCCAGCCGCGCGAGCTCGAAGAAATCCACGCGCAAATCATCCTCGGCAACACCTTCCATTTATGGCTGCGCCCCGGTCTCGACACCATCGCCGCTCATGGCGGCCTGCATGGCTTCATGGGCTGGAAGCGTCCGATCCTGACGGATTCAGGCGGCTTCCAGGTATTTTCGCTAGGCGAGCTACGCAAAATCACCGAGGAAGGCGTGACCTTCGCTTCGCCTATCAATGGCGACAAACTCTTTTTGTCGCCTGAAATTTCGATGCAGATCCAGAAGGTGCTGAATTCGGACATCGTGATGCAGTTCGATGAATGCACCCCCTACGCCACCCACAACATTCCGACATCGCACGATGAGGCGGCAGCCTCGATGCGCATGTCGATGCGCTGGGCGGCGCGCTCCATCGACCAGTTCCAGCAGTTGGGCAACCCCAATGCGCTGTTTGGCATTGTTCAGGGAGGCATGTTCGAGGATTTGCGCGACGAATCGCTAGCGGGGCTGGCGCAGATGGATTTTCACGGGCTGGCGATTGGCGGGCTGTCGGTCGGCGAGCCCAAGGAAGACATGATGCGGGTACTCAATTACATCGGCCCGAAGCTGCCCGCGCACAAACCGCATTACCTGATGGGCGTCGGCACCCCGGAAGACCTGGTGGCGGGCGTGGCGGCAGGCATCGACATGTTCGACTGCGTGATGCCCACGCGCAATGCGCGCAATGGCTGGCTGTTCACCCGCTTTGGCGATATCAAGATTCGCAACGCCGCGCACAAGCACTCGCTGCGTCCGCTCGATGAACAATGTGGCTGCTATACCTGCCGCAACTTCACGCGCGGCTATCTGCATCATCTGCACCGGGTAGGAGAAATTCTGGGCGCGCAACTCAATACGATCCACAACCTGCACTATTACCTCGAACTGATGGCACAAGTGCGCGAGGCTATCGAAACCCACCAGTTCGAGGCATTCCGTCAGCGCTTTCATACCGACCGCTCGCGCGGCATCGATTAG
- a CDS encoding Dps family protein: MAKKSEAVQHVNIGISDKDRKKIAEGLSRLLADTYTLYLKTHNFHWNVKGPMFNTLHLMFETQYTELAAAVDLIAERIRALGVAAPGSYKEFARLSSIPEADGVPAAEDMIRQLVEGQEAVVRTARQIFPVVDSAHDEPTADLLTQRMQTHEKTAWMLRSMLA, translated from the coding sequence ATGGCCAAAAAAAGTGAAGCCGTACAGCACGTCAATATCGGTATCAGTGACAAGGACCGCAAGAAAATCGCAGAAGGCCTGTCGCGCCTTCTTGCCGACACCTACACGCTCTATCTGAAGACGCACAACTTTCACTGGAATGTGAAAGGGCCCATGTTTAATACGCTGCACTTGATGTTCGAGACGCAATACACCGAACTGGCCGCTGCGGTTGATCTGATCGCCGAGCGCATTCGCGCACTGGGTGTGGCGGCGCCTGGCAGCTACAAGGAATTTGCGCGGTTATCGTCGATTCCGGAAGCCGATGGCGTGCCCGCAGCCGAAGACATGATTCGGCAGTTGGTAGAGGGTCAGGAAGCCGTGGTGCGGACCGCGCGCCAGATTTTCCCTGTGGTCGATTCCGCCCATGATGAGCCGACTGCTGACCTGCTTACGCAGCGCATGCAAACGCATGAAAAAACCGCATGGATGCTGCGTTCGATGCTGGCCTGA
- the secF gene encoding protein translocase subunit SecF, whose product MEFFRIRKDLPLMQRALLFNAISLLTFVTAVFFLLHRGLHLSVEFTGGTVVEVQYPQAVPLEPLRNTLGQLGYADAQVQNFGTSRDVLIRLPLKSGLTSAQQSEQVMSALKTQNQAAQLQRVEFVGPQVGKELATDGLMALACVVIGIVIYLSFRFEWKYAVAGIIANLHDVIIILGFFAFFQWEFSLSVLAAVLAVLGYSVNESVVIFDRIRETFRRERKMTVIEVINHAITSTMSRTIITHGCTQMMVLSMFLFGGPTLHYFALALTVGILFGIYSSVFVAAALAMWFGIKREDLIKEKKENHDPNDPNAGAQV is encoded by the coding sequence ATGGAATTTTTCCGCATTCGTAAAGACCTGCCGTTGATGCAGCGCGCGTTGCTGTTCAACGCGATCTCGCTGCTGACGTTTGTCACTGCTGTGTTTTTTCTGCTGCATCGCGGCCTGCATCTTTCTGTCGAATTCACCGGTGGCACGGTCGTTGAAGTGCAGTATCCGCAAGCCGTGCCGCTGGAGCCCCTGCGCAATACGCTGGGCCAGCTCGGCTACGCCGATGCCCAGGTGCAGAATTTCGGCACCTCGCGTGATGTGCTGATCCGCCTGCCGCTCAAATCCGGCCTCACCTCCGCACAGCAAAGCGAGCAGGTGATGAGCGCGCTGAAAACGCAAAACCAGGCGGCGCAACTGCAGCGCGTTGAATTCGTCGGGCCCCAGGTGGGCAAGGAACTCGCCACCGACGGCCTGATGGCGCTAGCCTGCGTGGTGATCGGCATCGTGATCTACCTGTCATTTCGCTTCGAATGGAAATACGCGGTGGCCGGCATCATCGCCAACCTGCACGACGTCATCATCATTCTTGGCTTCTTCGCTTTTTTCCAGTGGGAATTTTCGCTCTCCGTGCTCGCCGCGGTGCTGGCGGTGCTGGGTTATTCCGTGAACGAATCGGTCGTGATTTTCGACCGGATCCGCGAAACCTTCCGCCGCGAACGCAAGATGACCGTGATCGAAGTGATCAACCACGCGATCACCAGCACCATGTCACGCACGATCATCACGCACGGCTGTACGCAGATGATGGTGTTGTCGATGTTCCTTTTCGGCGGCCCGACACTGCATTACTTCGCGCTGGCGCTGACGGTGGGCATCCTGTTCGGCATTTACTCGTCGGTGTTCGTCGCCGCGGCGCTGGCGATGTGGTTCGGCATCAAGCGCGAAGACCTCATCAAGGAAAAGAAAGAAAATCATGACCCGAACGACCCGAATGCGGGCGCTCAGGTTTAA
- the yajC gene encoding preprotein translocase subunit YajC, producing MSFISNAYAQGAAAGGVESSLMSFLPFIAMFAILYFIMIRPQMKRQKEHRNMLAAMAKGDEVVTNGGMLGKVTKVGEAYVSIEITEGTEITVQKGAVTTILPKGTIKSL from the coding sequence GTGTCGTTCATTTCAAATGCCTACGCACAAGGCGCAGCAGCAGGCGGTGTCGAATCAAGCCTGATGAGCTTTTTGCCTTTTATCGCCATGTTTGCGATTTTGTACTTCATCATGATTCGCCCCCAGATGAAGCGCCAGAAAGAACATCGCAACATGCTTGCCGCCATGGCCAAAGGCGATGAAGTCGTGACGAACGGCGGCATGCTAGGCAAGGTGACCAAGGTTGGCGAAGCGTATGTCAGCATCGAAATCACCGAAGGCACTGAAATCACCGTGCAAAAGGGTGCTGTCACCACGATTCTCCCGAAAGGCACGATCAAGTCCCTGTAA
- the queA gene encoding tRNA preQ1(34) S-adenosylmethionine ribosyltransferase-isomerase QueA, which yields MLTLSDFDFALPPELIAQTALPERSASRLLEVAHEDKDKGQTTRLIDRRFADLPHCLEPGDLLVFNDTKVLKARLLGQKASGGKIEVLVERLTGECTALVQIRASKSPAPGSTLRLADAFNVTVGERVEPFYTLHFPRACLPLIEQYGRLPLPPYIAHDPNAVDETRYQTVFAQNPGAVAAPTAGLHFDSALLDQLDARGVKRATLTLHVGAGTFQPVRTENLAEHTMHSEWYQLPAALVDQIAATRARGKRVIAVGTTAMRALEAAARDAEAAGHPLAATSAETTIFITPGYRFRVVDRLVTNFHLPKSTLLMLVSAFAGVEPIRAAYRHAIAGRYRFFSYGDAMLLTRAEGA from the coding sequence ATGCTCACGCTTTCTGATTTCGATTTCGCGCTGCCCCCTGAGCTCATCGCGCAAACAGCCCTGCCCGAACGCAGCGCGAGCCGTCTGCTGGAAGTCGCCCACGAAGACAAGGACAAGGGCCAGACCACCCGGCTCATCGACCGCCGTTTTGCCGATTTGCCTCACTGCCTCGAACCCGGCGACCTGCTGGTATTCAACGACACCAAAGTGCTCAAGGCGCGCCTGCTCGGCCAGAAAGCCAGCGGCGGCAAAATCGAGGTGCTGGTCGAGCGGCTCACCGGCGAATGCACTGCGCTCGTGCAAATTCGCGCCAGCAAAAGCCCGGCGCCTGGCAGCACGCTGCGCCTGGCCGATGCCTTCAACGTGACGGTAGGAGAACGGGTCGAGCCGTTTTACACGCTGCATTTCCCGCGTGCCTGCCTGCCCCTGATCGAACAGTACGGCCGCCTGCCACTACCGCCCTATATCGCGCACGACCCTAACGCCGTCGATGAAACCCGCTATCAGACGGTCTTCGCGCAAAATCCCGGCGCCGTCGCCGCGCCCACGGCGGGCCTGCATTTCGATTCGGCCCTGCTCGATCAGCTGGACGCACGCGGGGTGAAGCGCGCCACGCTCACGCTGCATGTCGGCGCCGGAACCTTCCAGCCCGTTCGCACCGAAAACCTGGCGGAACACACCATGCACAGCGAGTGGTACCAGTTGCCCGCTGCGCTCGTCGACCAGATCGCGGCCACGCGCGCGCGCGGCAAGCGCGTGATCGCAGTCGGCACCACGGCGATGCGAGCGCTCGAAGCGGCCGCCCGCGATGCCGAAGCTGCAGGTCACCCCCTCGCCGCCACAAGCGCCGAGACCACTATTTTCATCACGCCAGGCTATCGCTTCCGTGTGGTGGACCGGCTGGTCACCAACTTCCATTTGCCGAAATCGACCTTGCTCATGCTGGTGTCCGCGTTTGCGGGCGTCGAGCCGATTCGTGCGGCCTACCGGCATGCCATTGCCGGGCGTTACCGCTTTTTCAGCTACGGCGATGCCATGCTGCTGACCCGTGCCGAAGGCGCCTGA
- a CDS encoding hydrogen peroxide-inducible genes activator: MTLTELKYIVAVARERHFGRAAEACFVSQPTLSVAIKKLEDELNVQIFERGTSEVSVTPLGEQIVTQAQRVLEQTLAIKEIAKQGKDPLMGPLRLGVIYTIGPYLLPTLVKQMIQRVPQMPLMLQENYTLKLIELLKQGEIDVAIMALPFPETGLMQRPLYDEPFVVALPAGHAWETRAKIDPDELKHETMLLLGSGHCFRDHVLGVCPELMRFSQNADGIQKTFEGSSLETIRHMVASGVGITVLPRMSVQEVKPQAAGVDAGLLSYVPFDQPVPIRRVVLAWRKSFTRMPAIEAICEAIAACDLQGVQKLDMPAALS; this comes from the coding sequence ATGACGCTAACTGAACTGAAATACATTGTCGCGGTGGCGCGCGAACGGCATTTTGGTCGCGCTGCGGAAGCCTGCTTTGTTAGCCAGCCGACGTTATCGGTGGCCATCAAGAAGCTTGAAGATGAACTCAACGTGCAGATTTTCGAGCGCGGCACGAGTGAAGTGAGCGTGACGCCGCTCGGCGAGCAGATTGTCACGCAAGCCCAGCGTGTGCTGGAGCAGACGCTGGCCATCAAGGAAATAGCCAAACAGGGTAAAGACCCGTTAATGGGGCCATTGCGCCTCGGCGTGATCTACACGATTGGGCCGTATCTGTTGCCGACGCTGGTCAAGCAGATGATTCAGCGCGTGCCGCAAATGCCGCTGATGCTGCAGGAAAATTACACACTGAAGCTGATCGAACTCCTCAAGCAAGGCGAGATCGACGTGGCCATCATGGCGCTGCCTTTTCCTGAGACAGGGCTGATGCAGCGCCCGCTTTACGATGAGCCTTTCGTGGTGGCGCTGCCTGCCGGCCACGCCTGGGAAACGCGCGCGAAGATCGACCCCGACGAGCTTAAGCACGAAACGATGCTCTTGCTGGGCAGTGGGCATTGCTTCCGAGATCACGTTCTGGGCGTTTGCCCCGAGCTGATGCGCTTTTCGCAAAATGCCGATGGCATTCAGAAAACGTTTGAAGGCTCATCGCTCGAAACCATCCGCCATATGGTTGCCAGCGGCGTGGGGATTACCGTGTTGCCGCGCATGTCGGTTCAGGAGGTCAAGCCGCAGGCGGCGGGCGTGGACGCTGGCTTGCTGAGCTATGTGCCGTTTGACCAGCCCGTGCCCATTCGACGCGTGGTGCTGGCCTGGCGCAAGAGCTTCACGCGGATGCCGGCTATTGAAGCGATTTGCGAGGCCATTGCCGCTTGTGATCTGCAAGGCGTGCAAAAGCTCGATATGCCTGCGGCGCTGAGCTAG